A region from the Oceanidesulfovibrio marinus genome encodes:
- the rpsQ gene encoding 30S ribosomal protein S17, translating into MAETHKSSKRVLVGKVVSDANDKTIVVTVDTVVKHPLYKKYISRRKKFMAHDPANECKIGDKVQIIESRPLSRRKRWQLVQVLEKAV; encoded by the coding sequence ATGGCCGAGACCCATAAGTCGAGCAAGCGGGTGCTGGTTGGCAAGGTTGTCAGCGACGCCAACGACAAGACCATTGTCGTGACCGTTGACACCGTGGTGAAGCATCCCTTGTACAAGAAGTATATCAGCCGGCGTAAGAAATTCATGGCGCACGATCCTGCCAACGAGTGCAAGATCGGCGACAAGGTACAGATCATCGAGAGCCGTCCGCTTTCGCGCCGCAAGCGCTGGCAGCTGGTGCAAGTACTCGAGAAGGCTGTCTAG
- a CDS encoding type Z 30S ribosomal protein S14, with amino-acid sequence MSRTALEVRARRKAKFSSRRMNRCPICGRPRAFMRKFGICRVCFRNMALAGELPGVRKSSW; translated from the coding sequence TTGTCACGCACCGCACTTGAAGTCAGAGCGCGCCGCAAGGCAAAGTTCTCGTCGCGGCGTATGAACCGCTGCCCCATCTGCGGCCGGCCGCGTGCCTTCATGCGCAAGTTCGGCATCTGCCGTGTTTGTTTCCGCAACATGGCACTGGCCGGCGAACTGCCCGGCGTGCGCAAGTCGAGCTGGTAA
- the rplN gene encoding 50S ribosomal protein L14, producing MIQVESNLDVADNSGAKRISCIKVLGGSRRRYASVGDIIVVSVKEAMPHSKVKKGDVMKAVVVRTKKELRRPDGSYIRFDNNSAVLLNNQGEPVGTRIFGPVARELRARNFMKIVSLAPEVL from the coding sequence ATGATTCAAGTGGAAAGCAATCTGGACGTGGCCGACAACTCCGGCGCCAAGCGTATCTCCTGCATCAAGGTTCTGGGCGGCAGCCGCCGTCGTTACGCCAGCGTGGGCGACATCATCGTCGTCTCGGTGAAAGAGGCCATGCCCCACTCCAAAGTGAAGAAGGGCGACGTGATGAAGGCCGTCGTGGTGCGCACCAAGAAGGAGCTGCGCCGTCCCGACGGATCGTACATCCGTTTCGACAACAACTCCGCGGTGCTGCTCAACAACCAGGGCGAGCCGGTGGGAACACGCATCTTCGGCCCCGTGGCCCGCGAGCTGCGCGCGAGGAACTTCATGAAGATCGTCTCGCTCGCGCCCGAGGTCCTCTAA
- the rpmC gene encoding 50S ribosomal protein L29, producing MQANEFNKLSHDELNAKLASFREELFNLRFQHATAQLENTARIPQVKKNIARILTVLSEKQKGA from the coding sequence ATGCAAGCGAACGAATTCAACAAGCTCTCTCACGATGAGCTGAACGCCAAGCTCGCTTCCTTCCGCGAAGAGCTCTTCAACCTCCGCTTCCAGCACGCCACGGCGCAGCTGGAGAACACGGCGCGGATTCCGCAGGTCAAGAAGAACATTGCGCGGATTCTCACCGTGCTCAGCGAAAAGCAGAAGGGGGCCTAA
- the rplP gene encoding 50S ribosomal protein L16, translating to MLSPRRIKFRKQQKGRLRGKALRGNYVAFGDIGLKTLEHGKISSQQIEAARVAMMRHIKRGGKVWIRVFPDKPVTAKPAETRQGKGKGAPVGWCAPVKPGKVLYEIKGVSLELAKEALTRAAHKLPVKTAIVLREGL from the coding sequence ATGCTTTCCCCGAGAAGAATCAAATTCAGAAAGCAGCAGAAGGGTCGTCTGCGCGGCAAGGCGCTCCGCGGCAACTACGTTGCTTTCGGTGATATCGGCCTGAAGACGCTGGAACACGGCAAGATCTCCAGCCAGCAGATCGAGGCCGCCCGTGTGGCCATGATGCGCCACATCAAGCGTGGCGGTAAGGTCTGGATCCGCGTTTTCCCGGACAAACCCGTAACCGCGAAGCCTGCTGAAACTCGGCAGGGTAAAGGTAAGGGTGCTCCGGTGGGCTGGTGCGCGCCGGTGAAGCCGGGCAAGGTCCTCTACGAGATCAAGGGCGTTAGCCTGGAGCTCGCCAAGGAAGCCCTGACCCGCGCAGCGCACAAGCTCCCTGTGAAGACGGCCATTGTGCTGAGGGAGGGCCTCTAG
- the rplX gene encoding 50S ribosomal protein L24, which translates to MKKYRIKKDDRVMVTSGKDKGKVGKILNIDKKHDRVLVEKVNMVKRHTKGNPYAQQPGGIVEKEAPIAISNVMLLCQACTEPTRIGYRFTEDGKKVRFCKKCNEIVD; encoded by the coding sequence ATGAAGAAATATCGCATCAAGAAGGATGACCGCGTCATGGTCACCTCCGGCAAGGACAAGGGCAAGGTCGGTAAGATTCTGAATATCGACAAGAAGCACGACCGTGTCCTGGTTGAGAAGGTGAACATGGTGAAGCGGCACACCAAGGGCAACCCGTACGCGCAGCAACCCGGCGGCATCGTCGAGAAAGAGGCGCCCATCGCCATCTCCAACGTGATGCTTCTGTGCCAGGCGTGCACCGAGCCGACCCGAATCGGGTATCGTTTCACCGAGGACGGCAAGAAGGTGCGCTTCTGCAAGAAGTGCAACGAGATAGTGGATTAG
- the rplE gene encoding 50S ribosomal protein L5, with amino-acid sequence MTRLEQIYQEKVSPELLKEYGYSSPMQIPRLEKISLNIGLGEGSQNQKIIDDAVAELTSLSAQKAVVTRAKKSIASFKLREGMPIGCRVTLRHERMWDFLDKLVNFALPRVRDFRGVPDRGFDGRGNFTLGIKELTIFPELEIDKVEFVKGLNVTIVTSATTDKEGKTLLTLLGMPFRK; translated from the coding sequence ATGACCAGGCTGGAACAAATATACCAGGAAAAGGTGTCGCCGGAGCTCTTGAAGGAGTACGGCTACTCTTCGCCCATGCAGATCCCGCGTCTGGAGAAGATCTCTCTGAACATCGGTCTGGGCGAGGGCAGTCAGAACCAGAAGATCATCGACGACGCCGTGGCGGAACTGACGAGCCTGTCCGCACAGAAGGCCGTTGTGACCCGGGCGAAGAAGTCCATCGCCTCGTTCAAGCTCAGAGAAGGCATGCCCATCGGCTGCCGCGTGACGCTTCGCCACGAACGTATGTGGGATTTTCTGGACAAGCTGGTGAACTTCGCGCTTCCGCGCGTTCGTGACTTCCGGGGCGTTCCGGACCGTGGATTCGACGGTCGCGGCAACTTTACCCTGGGAATCAAGGAACTCACCATCTTCCCGGAACTCGAAATTGATAAGGTGGAGTTTGTCAAGGGGCTCAACGTGACCATCGTGACCTCCGCCACCACCGATAAGGAAGGCAAGACCCTGCTGACACTGCTGGGTATGCCGTTCCGCAAGTAA